The Blastocatellia bacterium genome has a segment encoding these proteins:
- a CDS encoding PQQ-binding-like beta-propeller repeat protein, whose product MPMKRAMGVVVWIFLLTVVIFPFPTKTNNQEQEWPLYGRDLAGSHYNPYERKITPATVSRLKPKWIFQTEGDVSSQPTVVGGVVYFGSWDGRHYAVDAKTGKQIWMFETGSPVRVGTAYGDGRVFFGDLAGRLYAVDARTGELKWKRRIDDHRYAVVTSSPIYYNGRVYIGISSHEEGAVLRDPRYECCTFRGGVAAFDAGTGDLIWRFYTIPETPVPRGKNKRGITLRGPAGGAVWSTVAIHPRANRLYLTTGNQYTGPPSKFTDAIIALELDTGKLVWAYQAVPNDIWTFDCQNDPECEDMDFDFGSIPITFRGPRGKQLIGAGQKSGWFYALDPDTGTLVWKTEVGPGGKLGGVEFGNATDGERVYVAISNHPKQGSVSALDGATGKILWQTPCPDGGSNFGPITVTGRGSNKLVFAGSSKGFIRAYDARNGKILWEFDTGGAVGGGPTVVDGVLYVGSGYTFLRIGKGNNKLYAFSLDGK is encoded by the coding sequence ATGCCAATGAAGCGTGCGATGGGAGTCGTCGTGTGGATTTTTCTCCTCACTGTGGTCATCTTCCCGTTCCCGACCAAAACGAATAATCAGGAGCAGGAGTGGCCCCTTTATGGTCGTGATCTGGCCGGATCACACTACAACCCCTACGAAAGGAAGATCACACCGGCGACGGTCTCACGGTTGAAGCCCAAGTGGATTTTTCAAACCGAGGGCGATGTATCGAGCCAGCCCACGGTCGTCGGGGGCGTGGTCTATTTCGGTTCATGGGATGGCCGACACTATGCCGTTGATGCAAAGACCGGCAAACAGATCTGGATGTTTGAAACCGGCAGTCCCGTACGCGTCGGAACAGCGTATGGGGATGGTCGGGTCTTCTTCGGCGATCTCGCCGGCCGCCTCTATGCGGTGGATGCGCGAACGGGCGAACTGAAATGGAAGCGGCGGATTGATGATCACCGCTACGCCGTCGTGACCAGTTCGCCCATTTACTACAATGGCCGCGTTTACATCGGCATCTCCTCCCATGAGGAGGGAGCTGTGCTGCGCGATCCCCGTTACGAATGCTGCACATTTCGCGGAGGGGTGGCGGCATTTGATGCCGGGACGGGAGACTTGATCTGGCGGTTTTATACCATCCCGGAGACGCCGGTACCTCGGGGTAAAAATAAGCGAGGAATTACTCTTCGAGGTCCCGCCGGCGGTGCCGTGTGGTCAACGGTCGCCATCCACCCGCGCGCTAATCGGCTCTACCTCACGACCGGCAACCAGTACACCGGCCCGCCCTCCAAATTCACCGATGCCATCATCGCGCTCGAACTCGACACGGGCAAGCTCGTGTGGGCCTACCAGGCGGTGCCCAACGACATCTGGACGTTTGATTGTCAGAACGATCCCGAATGCGAGGATATGGATTTTGACTTTGGCTCCATCCCCATCACATTCAGGGGACCACGCGGGAAGCAGCTCATCGGGGCAGGCCAGAAGAGCGGCTGGTTCTATGCGCTGGACCCGGACACGGGTACTCTCGTATGGAAGACCGAAGTTGGGCCGGGCGGCAAACTGGGCGGCGTCGAGTTTGGAAACGCGACCGATGGAGAGCGCGTCTATGTCGCCATTTCCAACCATCCCAAGCAGGGATCGGTCTCAGCGCTTGATGGAGCCACCGGGAAAATCCTCTGGCAGACTCCTTGTCCTGACGGCGGCTCCAATTTCGGACCGATTACCGTCACCGGACGGGGATCGAATAAATTGGTGTTTGCCGGATCCTCGAAGGGATTCATTCGTGCCTACGATGCGCGCAACGGAAAAATTCTCTGGGAATTTGACACGGGTGGAGCCGTGGGTGGCGGGCCGACGGTCGTTGATGGCGTCCTCTACGTCGGTTCCGGCTATACCTTCTTGCGCATCGGCAAGGGAAATAACAAGCTCTACGCCTTCTCTCTCGATGGCAAATAA